In Vulpes lagopus strain Blue_001 chromosome 1, ASM1834538v1, whole genome shotgun sequence, a genomic segment contains:
- the WDR53 gene encoding WD repeat-containing protein 53 isoform X1 — protein MAVKWTGGHSSPILCLNASQEGLVASGAEGGDLMAWGEDGTPLGHTRFQGADDVTSILFSPSCPTKLYASHGETISLLDVRSLKGSLDHFHVNEEEINCLSLNETENLLASADDSGAIKILDLENKKVSRSLKRHSNICSSVAFRPQRPQSLVSCGLDMQVMLWNLQKARPVWITNLQEDEAEEMESPQSPGQLLNPALAHSVSVASCGNIFSCGAEDGKVRIFRVMGVKCEQELGFKGHTLGVSQVCFLPESYLLLTGGNDGKIMLWDVSSEVEKKQKSPTKPTHRKKTKRAAYTKQSGNTHVPVAGEEEHGKIIPKLSIEHGEKVNWLLSTKIKGYQYILVADQTSCISVYPLKEF, from the exons GTGGACATTCTTCTCCTATTCTCTGCCTGAATGCAAGTCAAGAAGGGCTAGTGGCTTCTGGAGCAGAGGGTGGTGATCTCATGGCTTGGGGTGAAGATGGGACTCCTTTAGGACATACACGCTTCCAAGGGGCTGATGATGTTACCAGTATCTTATTCTCTCCCTCCTGTCCCACCAAGCTCTATGCCTCACATGGAGAAACCATTAGCTTACTGGATGTCAGGTCCCTCAAAGGTTCCTTGGACCATTTTCATGtgaatgaagaagaaatcaaTTGTCTTTCATTGAATGAAACTGAAAACCTATTGGCTTCTGCTGATGACTCTGGGGCAATCAAAATCCTAGacttggaaaataagaaagttaGCAGATCACTGAAGAGACATTCCAATATCTGTTCCTCTGTAGCTTTTCGGCCTCAAAGGCCTCAGAGCCTGGTATCATGTGGACTGGATATGCAG GTGATGCTGTGGAACCTTCAGAAAGCGCGGCCAGTCTGGATTACAAATTTGCAGGAAGATGAAGCAGAGGAAATGGAAAGCCCTCAATCACCTGGTCAGCTTTTAAACCCTGCTTTAGCCCACTCCGTGTCTGTGGCATCATGTGGCAATATTTTTAGCTGTGGTGCAGAAGACGGTAAGGTTCGAATCTTTAGGGTAATGGGAGTTAAGTGTGAACAAGAACTGGGGTTTAAGGGCCACACTCTGGGAGTATCCCAAGTCTGCTTTCTGCCAGAATCCTATTTGCTGCTTACTGGAGGGAATGATGGGAAGATAATGTTATGGGATGTAAGCAGTGAAGttgaaaaaaaacagaagagtccTACAAAACCTACCCAcaggaagaaaactaaaagagCAGCTTATACCAAGCAGAGTGGAAACACTCATGTTCCAGTAGCAGGTGAAGAAGAACATGGCAAGATTATACCAAAGCTAAGTATTGAACATGGAGAAAAGGTGAACTGGCTCTTGAGTACAAAAATAAAGGGGTACCAATATATATTAGTAGCTGATCAAACTAGTTGTATATCTGTGTATcccttaaaagaattttaa
- the WDR53 gene encoding WD repeat-containing protein 53 isoform X2 gives MLWNLQKARPVWITNLQEDEAEEMESPQSPGQLLNPALAHSVSVASCGNIFSCGAEDGKVRIFRVMGVKCEQELGFKGHTLGVSQVCFLPESYLLLTGGNDGKIMLWDVSSEVEKKQKSPTKPTHRKKTKRAAYTKQSGNTHVPVAGEEEHGKIIPKLSIEHGEKVNWLLSTKIKGYQYILVADQTSCISVYPLKEF, from the coding sequence ATGCTGTGGAACCTTCAGAAAGCGCGGCCAGTCTGGATTACAAATTTGCAGGAAGATGAAGCAGAGGAAATGGAAAGCCCTCAATCACCTGGTCAGCTTTTAAACCCTGCTTTAGCCCACTCCGTGTCTGTGGCATCATGTGGCAATATTTTTAGCTGTGGTGCAGAAGACGGTAAGGTTCGAATCTTTAGGGTAATGGGAGTTAAGTGTGAACAAGAACTGGGGTTTAAGGGCCACACTCTGGGAGTATCCCAAGTCTGCTTTCTGCCAGAATCCTATTTGCTGCTTACTGGAGGGAATGATGGGAAGATAATGTTATGGGATGTAAGCAGTGAAGttgaaaaaaaacagaagagtccTACAAAACCTACCCAcaggaagaaaactaaaagagCAGCTTATACCAAGCAGAGTGGAAACACTCATGTTCCAGTAGCAGGTGAAGAAGAACATGGCAAGATTATACCAAAGCTAAGTATTGAACATGGAGAAAAGGTGAACTGGCTCTTGAGTACAAAAATAAAGGGGTACCAATATATATTAGTAGCTGATCAAACTAGTTGTATATCTGTGTATcccttaaaagaattttaa